In a genomic window of Numenius arquata chromosome 5, bNumArq3.hap1.1, whole genome shotgun sequence:
- the NWD2 gene encoding NACHT and WD repeat domain-containing protein 2, translating into MWPAGAGGRLPCPRDAALRRAAFSGNLSALPSHLVPGGRSVRVFISANPEDTIAERSALREHVYPKLREFCRENYGLEFQVIDLYWGVEADEWDSPELQKTRMKLLEDCLKSSAGPCFVGLLGEKYGNIRIPGEVESAEFEMILDAAVEAKLETRILEEWYCRDENAVPPAYYLRPKSEMLKNYQNTMESSSNSMNENKWQDISEEIKKIFKTAVKLLYEKGKMKHSQAKRYLSSAIEDELDFALGKQTPAFLKKCVCYIRKIANIERFVKIPEMGKYMDVVHTAGKFLRDPEAHEKLLKLRDEFIPTIVASSNLRVYTSVTHCDMKLGYSQEVENHYIEGLGKQFYEDMIDIIQATVQQNFDTETDLLYDEVLQHSSLCKTYSAFYEYRCEALNIVHKYILPSKIGHINPLIIYGGPCTGKTLLLAEVAKKAYSWLQEEMGPDSDPVVVIRFLGSTETSTDLKNILQSICEQLAVNYHCLVQSYPKKIHDLRDLFINLLNESSFHRPLVIIFDALEQLTDSDDGRKLWWLPIHLPRSVRIILSTLPNKHGILQKLRCLIHEEDNYIELTARDRKMCSQVLKHQLLRVKRKVTSGQQIYVNEAFSKCTLPMFVNLTFREVRNWRSHKDVDESSLCVTVHESIEQLFWSLENKCGSRLLSRALGYITMSKSGLSEMELEDILALDNSVMYELSESIRESNPLRIPYIYIARLKEGLQGYLIERQVKNVTLLLWANRHLQLIAQKLYLHNEEDLLEMHTVMAEYFLGVWSGGRRKPFYSNDQYLNGCPDHDGRGLNEEDKHCMDQTAFDRQAPDQPWVFQCNPLEPDIFFINHRKMTELIHHLTRCGRTDDLLYGVIMNFSWLYTMIRIGQFDKALADIELAYTYSQEKELKFLASTLRSIKFKVVKYPGSLSAELQQRLLPVVSSLPKLRHLLLECDKDGPKYCSIVPLHSSMDVTYSPERLPLSSSCLHVTEILPTFNPSTIIAALENGSISTWDVETRQLLRQITTAPSVILGMKLTCDEKYLVVATTNNTLLIYDNVNSCLLSEVEIKGSKHCGTGGGSSFINGFTLSVNHALAWLEASKDVTVIDLLYGWPLYHFHCWYEVTCVQCSPDGVYAFCGQYLNTATIFHLGSGEKLATVTSEFSSGFVKFLLVLDTAQEMVMVDNEGSLSVWNTEEMANPQLTDDFDCRREDSEVVSVELSEDQSAILICKALSIELLDTRVWKVAEKFRAKHNERFISAVLSKNGNCIIASMENTSAIFVWRRDTGQCMASLQEISGTIVRLIKSNHHNMLLSLSTSGVLSIWDIDIITAMSNIDKSGKPIQRLVLPGRGELIYTLDGSDSVHKWNFSTGFIEAVFKHEGIVENCVLTSSGEIMVTSDDKCSQYVWHTVSGENIFRINGQRISELMITHNDQFVVSLCEQNASRVWRLATGHRVCNILVALQNAFITTANTFVVGMAKNKVLAVSLWTGSITKKFCCDDGVSIVDIKLIPDCPDIIVFVTSTETVNIWSLTEEVICRRVQLPTNFLKSLEDFEISPNGKLGIITRGDENINVLDLYSGKLRVVHAPGVVWRQRLSRDGRYLVYICFRGEEDDDNGAVSSLIVMRLADGKNIGACSLYKTPTFLALSQRHLNIIIGFDDGSIGTYTVVDRVDAALKIKIATSNSRQIFNNTTQVIRPKCHNYSFKATADCIWRESTEVFARDSPITVTEPEVSEATPTKKHNYCYEKVCSAIDCRGHGFAADN; encoded by the exons ATACAATAGCAGAAAGGAGCGCCCTGAGAGAACACGTGTACCCTAAGCTGAGAGAATTCTGCAGGGAAAACTATGGGCTGGAATTTCAG GTCATAGACTTATACTGGGGAGTGGAAGCAGATGAATGGGACAGTCCCGAGCTGCAAAAGACTCGTATGAAGCTGTTGGAAGATTGCTTGAAAAGTTCTGCAGGTCCATGTTTTGTT GGCCTGTTGGGAGAGAAGTACGGGAACATCCGAATTCCAGGGGAAGTAGAGTCAGCAGAATTTGAAATGATCCTGGACGCTGCGGTGGAGGCCAAGCTGGAGACGAGGATTTTGGAAGAGTGGTACTGCAGGGATGAGAACGCGGTGCCACCAGCATATTACCTCAGACCAAAATCGGAAATGCTGAAGAACTACCAGAATACA atggaatCTTCTTCAAACTCTATGAATGAGAACAAATGGCAAGATATATCAGAAGAGATTAAGAAGATTTTTAAGACTGCTGTGAAACTGCTGTacgagaaaggaaaaatgaaacacaGCCAAGCAAAAAGATACCTTTCCTCTG CTATTGAAGATGAACTCGATTTTGCCTTGGGTAAACAaaccccagctttcctgaagaagTGCGTTTGCTACATTCGGAAAATTGCCAATATTGAGCGTTTCGTTAAAATTCCAGAGATGGGAAAATACATGGATGTGGTCCATACAGCTGGGAAGTTTCTACGAGACCCCGAAGCTCACGAGAAACTGCTCAAGCTCAGGGATGAATTCATTCCTACCATCGTCGCGTCATCCAACCTGAGGGTCTACACGTCGGTCACTCACTGCGACATGAAACTGGGCTACTCCCAGGAAGTGGAGAACCATTACATCGAAGGGCTTGGCAAACAGTTCTACGAAGACATGATCGATATCATCCAAGCGACCGTCCAGCAGAATTTTGACACCGAGACGGACCTGCTGTACGACGAAGTTCTCCAACACTCATCGCTGTGTAAAACGTACTCTGCTTTTTACGAATATAGATGTGAGGCATTAAACATCGTTCACAAGTACATTCTGCCGAGCAAAATAGGACACATTAACCCGCTCATCATATACGGAGGACCATGCACAGGGAAGACTCTTTTATTAGCCGAAGTGgcaaagaag GCCTATTCCTGGCTGCAAGAAGAGATGGGACCAGATTCTGACCCTGTGGTCGTTATAAGATTTTTGGGATCCACCGAAACCAGTACAGATCTGAAGAACATACTTCAAAGCATTTGTGAACAATTAGCAGTCAACTATCATTGCCTGGTACAAAGTTACCCAAAAAAGATTCACGACCTCCGGGACTTGTTCATCAATCTCTTGAATGAGTCTTCATTCCACAGGCCCCTGGTGATAATATTCGATGCCCTAGAACAGCTCACAGATAGCGACGATGGCAGGAAGCTCTGGTGGCTTCCCATTCACCTTCCCCGTTCCGTACGGATAATTCTCTCAACACTGCCAAACAAGCACGGGATCCTGCAAAAACTGAGGTGCCTTATTCACGAAGAAGACAACTACATTGAATTGACTGCAAGGGACAGAAAGATGTGTAGCCAAGTACTGAAGCATCAGCTGCTGCGAGTGAAAAGGAAAGTAACGTCAGGGCAACAGATCTACGTCAATGAAGCCTTCTCCAAGTGCACGCTGCCCATGTTTGTGAACCTGACCTTCAGAGAGGTCAGGAACTGGAGATCTCACAAAGATGTGGATGAGTCCTCCCTCTGTGTCACTGTCCATGAAAGCATAGAGCAGTTGTTTTGGTCCCTGGAAAACAAGTGTGGGTCAAGACTCTTGTCAAGAGCACTTGGCTACATCACCATGTCCAAATCCGGCCTGAGCGAAATGGAACTGGAAGATATTTTAGCCCTTGACAACAGTGTGATGTACGAACTGAGTGAGAGCATCAGAGAGAGCAACCCGCTGAGAATCCCATACATATACATTGCGAGGCTCAAGGAGGGCTTACAGGGGTACTTGATAGAGCGACAGGTAAAAAACGTAACGCTGCTTCTTTGGGCAAACAGGCACTTGCAACTAATTGCCCAGAAATTGTACCTGCACAATGAAGAAGATTTACTGGAAATGCACACAGTCATGGCAGAGTATTTCCTTGGTGTGTGGTCGGGTGGACGAAGAAAACCTTTCTACAGCAATGACCAGTATCTGAATGGTTGTCCCGACCACGACGGCAGAGGTCTGAACGAGGAGGACAAGCACTGCATGGATCAGACTGCTTTCGACAGGCAGGCACCTGACCAGCCCTGGGTCTTCCAGTGTAACCCGTTAGAGCCTGATATCTTTTTTATCAATCACAGGAAAATGACGGAGCTTATCCATCATTTGACGAGATGCGGAAGAACAGACGATCTTCTGTACGGGGTCATTATGAACTTCAGCTGGCTCTACACCATGATCAGGATAGGGCAGTTTGACAAAGCTCTTGCAGACATCGAGCTGGCTTACACCTACTCGcaagaaaaagagctgaaattTCTGGCCAGTACCCTCCGCAGCATAAAATTCAAAGTAGTAAAATACCCAGGTTCTCtctctgctgaactgcagcagagGCTTCTCCCGGTAGTGAGTTCCTTGCCCAAACTCCGACACCTCCTCTTAGAATGCGACAAGGACGGCCCCAAGTACTGCTCTATCGTCCCTTTGCACTCCTCCATGGACGTGACCTACAGCCCCGAGCGCCTGCCGCTGTCCTCCAGCTGCCTGCACGTCACCGAGATCTTGCCTACTTTTAACCCCAGCACCATTATTGCTGCTTTGGAGAACGGCTCCATCAGCACTTGGGACGTAGAGACGCGGCAGTTACTGAGGCAGATCACAACAGCTCCCTCCGTTATCTTGGGCATGAAGCTCACTTGCGATGAGAAGTACCTTGTAGTGGCTACAACGAACAACACTCTTTTGATATACGATAACGTAAATTCCTGTCTTCTCTCCGAGGTGGAAATTAAGGGGTCAAAACATTGCGGGACTGGGGGGGGGTCCAGTTTTATAAATGGATTTACGCTCTCGGTCAACCACGCGCTTGCGTGGCTGGAGGCCAGCAAAGATGTCACCGTAATCGATCTGCTTTACGGTTGGCCCCTCTATCACTTCCACTGCTGGTACGAAGTCACCTGCGTGCAATGTTCTCCAGATGGGGTTTACGCCTTCTGCGGCCAGTATTTGAATACCGCCACCATCTTCCACTTGGGCAGCGGGGAGAAGCTGGCCACCGTCACCTCCGAGTTCTCCAGCGGGTTCGTGAAATTCCTCCTGGTTCTGGACACAGCCCAGGAAATGGTGATGGTGGACAACGAGGGCAGCCTCTCCGTTTGGAATACAGAGGAAATGGCGAATCCCCAGCTCACGGATGACTTTGACTGCAGGAGAGAGGACAGCGAAGTCGTCAGCGTAGAGCTTTCTGAAGACCAAAGTGCAATTTTAATTTGTAAGGCTCTCAGCATTGAGCTTCTCGACACTCGTGTGTGGAAGGTGGCTGAAAAGTTTAGAGCTAAACACAACGAGCGCTTTATATCTGCCGTGTTGTCCAAAAATGGCAACTGCATAATTGCTTCAATGGAAAATACCTCAGCCATTTTTGTTTGGAGAAGAGATACGGGACAGTGCATGGCAAGCTTACAGGAAATCTCAGGAACTATAGTCAGGCTAATTAAATCAAATCATCACAACATGCTGCTATCCTTATCCACCAGTGGTGTCCTTTCTATTTGGGATATAGACATCATAACTGCTATGTCCAATATTGACAAATCTGGGAAGCCTATCCAAAGACTGGTGTTGCCGGGCAGGGGTGAATTGATATACACCTTGGATGGATCCGATTCTGTCCATAAGTGGAACTTCAGCACTGGCTTTATTGAAGCCGTGTTCAAGCATGAAGGTATCGTGGAAAACTGCGTGCTGACCTCTTCTGGAGAGATCATGGTTACGTCAGACGATAAATGCAGCCAGTACGTATGGCACACCGTTAGCGGCGAAAACATCTTTCGCATTAACGGGCAAAGAATCTCCGAGCTGATGATTACTCACAACGATCAATTCGTCGTCTCCCTCTGCGAGCAAAACGCGTCCAGGGTTTGGCGGCTGGCTACAGGTCATCGGGTTTGCAATATTTTAGTTGCCTTACAGAATGCATTTATAACAACCGCGAACACGTTCGTGGTGGGGATGGCGAAGAACAAAGTGTTGGCGGTGAGCCTCTGGACAGGCAGCATAACCAAGAAGTTTTGCTGCGACGACGGTGTGAGCATTGTGGATATTAAGCTGATACCAGACTGCCCGGATATTATAGTATTTGTAACATCTACCGAAACCGTGAACATCTGGAGCCTGACGGAGGAGGTCATCTGCAGACGCGTACAGTTGCCCACCAATTTCTTAAAAAGTTTGGAAGACTTCGAAATATCCCCGAACGGGAAGCTGGGAATTATAACCCGGGGTGATGAAAACATCAACGTGCTGGATTTATACAGCGGGAAACTTCGCGTGGTTCACGCTCCAGGCGTCGTCTGGCGGCAGAGGCTGTCTCGGGACGGCCGCTATCTTGTGTACATCTGTTTTCGCGGTGAAGAAGACGACGACAACGGTGCGGTCTCCAGTTTAATAGTAATGAGGCTGGCGGATGGCAAAAACATCGGTGCCTGTTCTCTTTATAAAACTCCCACTTTCCTTGCACTCTCGCAGAGACATTTAAATATCATTATTGGATTTGACGACGGAAGTATAGGTACTTACACCGTAGTGGATCGAGTCGACGCCGCACTGAAGATCAAAATTGCTACTTCAAACAGCCGTCAGATTTTCAACAACACAACGCAAGTGATTAGGCCCAAATGTCACAATTACAGCTTCAAAGCCACCGCAGACTGCATTTGGAGGGAGTCCACGGAAGTATTCGCCAGGGACAGCCCCATTACGGTGACAGAGCCCGAGGTGAGTGAAGCgacaccaaccaaaaaacacaacTATTGCTACGAGAAAGTGTGCTCGGCCATAGATTGCAGGGGACACGGTTTCGCTGCTGACAACTAA